AAGATGTTGGACAGCACCAGATTTACGAAGCCGGAACGATTGGCGGCTACTGCCGCCGGGTGCACCGTCGCCGCCAGGGCAGCTTCGAAAGCGCCCGCCACCGCCTGTGCCTGTGCCGCGGTGCCTGACGCTTGCTCCGCGGCGGTGCTCAGCCACCCCGCGTAGGGGACAGCGGTTGCCAGCATCGCCTGCGCCGCCGGGCCCTGCCAGGCGTCGGCCGCCAACGCCGAGGTGAGCGACGAAAACGACTCTGCGGCGGCGTCGAGTTCCGAGGCCAGTGCACTCCAAGCGGCCCCCGCCTCCAGCATCGGTGTGGAACCGGCGCCGGTGAACATCCGCCATGAATTGACCTCGGGGGGCAACACCGAAAAGTTCATCTACCTGTGCCTTTCTCGCCACTGCCGGCCAGTTTGCGAGGCCGATTTCGCTTGTGATGCGCGAATCTATCCGATGGCGAAACGCTTTACATGCTTTTTCGTATGCGATTTACCAATACATACGATCTGCTCACGTAGCCGTAAGGTTTCTCTCAGGCGCGTTCAGGTTCCTCTCAGATACCGGTGCCAGATTCCGGTGGCAAGGACGTAGCCTTGGGCCGATGACGGAGTCCGTTGTCGTCAAGGTCAAGCCCGGTAGCCGCAAAGGACCTCTGGTCGAAGTCGGCGCAGACGGGCAACTGACCATCTATGTCCGGGAACAGGCGGTCGACGGCAAGGCCAACGACGCGGTCACGCGAGTTTTGGCCAATTACTTTGACGTGCCACGGAACCGAATCGAGCTGGTCTCGGGAGCGACGTCGCGGCTGAAGCGATTCCGCATCACCCGGTAGCTCAGTCGGCCGGTAGGCCGCGCGCCCTCTTCGCCGCGTACATGTGCTCGTCGGCCAGTCGCAGCAGATCGTCTTCACCTGCGGCAATCCCCGCGCTGAACCCCACCGGCCCGCCGCGATCGGCCCAGTAACGCCGAAGCCGGTCGACGACCTGTTCGGCTTCCGAGCGATCGGCACCGATCAGCATGAGCAGGAATTCGTCGCCGCCGATCCGAAAGACGATGTCTTCCTTGCGGACCGACCAGCGCAGCGCATCGGCGAAGGCGACCAGAAGTTCGTCACCGGCCTCATGCCCGTGGTCGTCGTTGTAGCGCTTGAATCGATCGAGGTCGAGGAGCACCACAGCGGATTCGCTGGCGTGCAACGACAGCCGCGGCCCGAGCGTGCTCCGGTCGAGTAGCTGGGTCAGGGCATCGGTCTGTGCGATTTTCTTCAGCAACTCGCTCTGGGCTTCGAGCCGCGCGATGAGCCAAGCCGGCACCTCAGCGACCAGCACCCACATGACCGCGGTCAACACCACTTTCGGCAGGTCAGCCGGAAGCTGCTTGGACCCGCCGATCACGAAGGCCACCACGCCCAGCGGAACGACCGCAAGCGAACACCAGCGCGTGCAGGTAAGGCCGATAAAAGCGAAGGCAATGGTGATCGTCCCGGGGAAGTCACGGGTGGCGTGCGGATCGATCACCCCAGCGACGACCGTGACGATCAGCGACGCCACCGACCACCCGATGAGCAACCTGCGTCGTTCCTGCCGACCGAGCAACCAGCCGACCAGCAGGGCGAGACATCCCGCAGCGGCTGCACCGGCGAGTATCCAACGCAGCCGCGTTCCAGCGCCTGCGGCGTAGATGGCGAGCATGGCGAGGTATCCCGCCAGACCGATGAGGTGCCAACGCCCCGCTGAGGGCTGAGGGTTCACCTGCCAGGGCACCTGCCAAGGATAAGTGCGATGACGGCGCCCTACCCGGCTATGCCTTGCCGCTCCGTTCGATCCATTGGGACAGGGCGTCCTCCGTCGCCGCCGGCACTCCGACACCGGCAGCTTCGGCAGCCTGCTCGAACCGCTCGAGCAAGTCGGCCGACACGGACACGTTCAATCTCGAATGCGAAGGTTTGGCCTTGGCGGGCGGAGCGGCCGCCACGTGCTGGGCCGCGGTCGACTCCATGGTTTCCCGTAAGGCCGGCATCTCTTTTAGCAGGCGGGCGAGGTCGTCGCGGTCGATACGCAGCACCTCGGACGCTCCAATGGTGGTGACGGTTGCGGACCGCAATTGTCCACGGCGAAGCACGGATTCGCCGATCACTTCACCCGGGCCAACCACAGCAACCCGGTCCGCACCGACGTATACCCCGGCCTCACCGCTGAGCAGAATGAAGCAGGCGTCCGACGGCGTCTTCTCGCGGATCAAAGGCCAGGGCTGAGACTGCGACGTGTGGCGCGCGGAGCGTACGAGGCGCTCCAGATCAGCGTCGGAGAACTTCTCGAATGTATTGAATTCGCGTAACCGCCGAACATCTCGCTCGATGTCGCGCTGCAGTTCCTCGTCCTCTTCCTTTTCCTTCATTGCCGGCTCCTGATCGACGGTGACCATGACGTGGTGGAGCCTAACGCGATTTCGGCGCAATTCCGCCAAAGAATTTGGGGAAAAATGGTCGAGAATGGAGAATCAGCGGATGACGGCCTGAGCCGGCTTCTGACCCGTGGCACCATATAATCGAGTTCGTTTGTGGCAGATGGCTTTTCACCTATTGGTTCAACCGAGGCAGGGAGGCATGTGACGCGGTCACCGAGTGCAGCGGTGATTCTCGCGGTTGACGTCGGCAAGACATCGTGCCGCGCCGCGGTGAACGGTCGCAGGGCCGTCGGGCCGGGTGCTCCCGGGCTTGCGTCGCCCGGCGGGGCGCGCGCCGCCGAGTCCGCGATCCTGGCGGTCGCTCGCGAACTCGCTCCGGCCGACGAGGTGATAGTGGGTGCCGCCGGGGCGCTGACGGCACCAGATACCGTGCGCGCGTTGGGGTTTGCGCTGCTGGATTCGATGCCGGTAAAGCGCGTCACGGTCACCAGCGA
This genomic stretch from Mycobacterium paragordonae harbors:
- a CDS encoding DUF167 domain-containing protein; translated protein: MTESVVVKVKPGSRKGPLVEVGADGQLTIYVREQAVDGKANDAVTRVLANYFDVPRNRIELVSGATSRLKRFRITR
- a CDS encoding GGDEF domain-containing protein encodes the protein MPWQVNPQPSAGRWHLIGLAGYLAMLAIYAAGAGTRLRWILAGAAAAGCLALLVGWLLGRQERRRLLIGWSVASLIVTVVAGVIDPHATRDFPGTITIAFAFIGLTCTRWCSLAVVPLGVVAFVIGGSKQLPADLPKVVLTAVMWVLVAEVPAWLIARLEAQSELLKKIAQTDALTQLLDRSTLGPRLSLHASESAVVLLDLDRFKRYNDDHGHEAGDELLVAFADALRWSVRKEDIVFRIGGDEFLLMLIGADRSEAEQVVDRLRRYWADRGGPVGFSAGIAAGEDDLLRLADEHMYAAKRARGLPAD
- a CDS encoding Crp/Fnr family transcriptional regulator, coding for MVTVDQEPAMKEKEEDEELQRDIERDVRRLREFNTFEKFSDADLERLVRSARHTSQSQPWPLIREKTPSDACFILLSGEAGVYVGADRVAVVGPGEVIGESVLRRGQLRSATVTTIGASEVLRIDRDDLARLLKEMPALRETMESTAAQHVAAAPPAKAKPSHSRLNVSVSADLLERFEQAAEAAGVGVPAATEDALSQWIERSGKA